A stretch of Cucumis sativus cultivar 9930 chromosome 2, Cucumber_9930_V3, whole genome shotgun sequence DNA encodes these proteins:
- the LOC101211184 gene encoding auxin-induced protein AUX28 encodes MSFEETELRLGLPGNNDNDNNNNVIIIRKRGFNEEADDDQQTILTVMPDLKLNLTSSPKEEVVGWPPISCCRKKRLGLQKGSKEEEYDEDQKKNVMKKKIRFVKVSLDGAPYLRKVDLTMYNSYNQLSHALAKFFGAFTIGKCGSEAGGMKELMNELKVNVDCSDYVPTYQDIDGDWMLLGDVPWQMFVESCNRVRIMKGKEAIGIAPRAVEKYCKNNNNKT; translated from the exons ATGTCGTTTGAGGAGACAGAGCTAAGGTTAGGGTTACCTggaaataatgataatgataataacaataatgttattattataaggaAGAGAGGTTTCAATGAAGAAGCAGATGATGATCAGCAAACAATACTAACAGTAATGCCTGATTTGAAGCTTAATCTAACTTCATCACCTAA GGAAGAAGTGGTGGGTTGGCCACCAATAAGTTGctgtagaaagaaaagattggGGCTTCAAAAGGGAAGTAAAGAGGAAGAATATGATGAAGACCAAAAGAAGAatgtgatgaagaagaagattaggTTTGTGAAGGTTAGCCTTGATGGTGCACCTTATCTTCGTAAGGTTGACTTGACCATGTACAACAGCTACAATCAACTTTCTCATGCCTTGGCCAAATTCTTTGGTGCCTTCACCATTG GTAAGTGTGGATCAGAAGCAGGTGGGATGAAAGAATTGATGAATGAATTGAAAGTAAATGTAGATTGTTCTGATTATGTTCCAACCTATCAAGACATAGATGGTGATTGGATGCTTCTTGGTGATGTTCCTTGGCA GATGTTTGTTGAATCTTGCAATCGTGTACGCATaatgaaaggaaaggaagcCATTGGCATTG CACCAAGAGCTGTAGAGAAGTACTGCaagaacaacaataataagacCTAA
- the LOC101220215 gene encoding tryptophan synthase alpha chain isoform X2, with translation MASLTASSAVGLSETFSKLKEQGKVAFIPYITAGDPDLSTTAEALKVLSTSGSDIIELGVPYSDPLADGPVIQAAATRSLARGTNFSAIISMLKEVIPELSCPIALFSYYNPILKRGIGNFMLTIKDAGVRGLVVPDVPLEETEILRKEAVKHSIELVLLTTPTTPRDRMKAIVEASEGFVYLVSSVGVTGARASVSNKVQTLLEEIKEVTEKPVAVGFGISKPEHVKQVSSWGADGIIVGSAMVKLLGEAQSPEEGLKALENFTKSLTSALP, from the exons ATGGCTTCCCTTACAGCTTCATCTGCTGTAGGACTGTCTGAAACATTCAGCAAATTGAAGGAACAAGGCAAG GTTGCATTTATTCCCTACATCACTGCTGGTGATCCTGATCTTTCCACCACGGCTGAAGCACTCAAGGTGCTTTCCACTTCTGGATCAGATATAATCGAACTTGGTGTTCCGTATTCGGATCCCTTGGCAGATGGTCCCGTTATACAG GCTGCAGCTACTCGGTCCTTGGCTAGGGGTACAAACTTTAGTGCAATCATTTCTATGCTGAAGGAG GTTATTCCTGAACTGTCTTGCCCAATTGcccttttttcatattataacCCAATTCTTAAGCGTGGCATTGGAAACTTCATGTTGACAATCAAAGATGCTGGTGTACGAG GGCTTGTTGTTCCGGATGTTCCCCTTGAGGAGactgaaattttgagaaaggAAGCTGTAAAGCACAGTATTGAGCTG GTGCTCTTGACTACACCAACCACGCCAAGAGATAGGATGAAAGCCATCGTTGAAGCTTCAGAGGGATTTGTATATCTT GTGAGCTCTGTTGGAGTTACTGGCGCCCGTGCATCAGTGAGCAATAAAGTTCAAACTCTCCTTGAGGAAATTAAAGAG GTAACAGAAAAACCAGTGGCAGTAGGATTTGGTATATCGAAACCCGAGCATGTGAAACAG GTGTCCAGCTGGGGGGCTGATGGTATCATAGTTGGTAGTGCCATGGTTAAGCTGTTGGGAGAAGCCCAGTCTCCTGAAGAAGGATTGAAGGCACTTGAAAACTTCACCAAATCCTTAACATCTGCACTCCCCtga
- the LOC101220215 gene encoding tryptophan synthase alpha chain isoform X1: MDIVLNSSRLFQFNKIPTTLIFPPHPCKISVFQSKRVVPMASLTASSAVGLSETFSKLKEQGKVAFIPYITAGDPDLSTTAEALKVLSTSGSDIIELGVPYSDPLADGPVIQAAATRSLARGTNFSAIISMLKEVIPELSCPIALFSYYNPILKRGIGNFMLTIKDAGVRGLVVPDVPLEETEILRKEAVKHSIELVLLTTPTTPRDRMKAIVEASEGFVYLVSSVGVTGARASVSNKVQTLLEEIKEVTEKPVAVGFGISKPEHVKQVSSWGADGIIVGSAMVKLLGEAQSPEEGLKALENFTKSLTSALP, encoded by the exons ATGGACATTGTTTTGAATTCTTCGAGGTTATTTCAATTCAACAAGATACCCACTACCCTTATCTTTCCCCCTCATCCTTGTAAGATTTCAGTCTTTCAATCCAAGCGGGTTGTTCCAATGGCTTCCCTTACAGCTTCATCTGCTGTAGGACTGTCTGAAACATTCAGCAAATTGAAGGAACAAGGCAAG GTTGCATTTATTCCCTACATCACTGCTGGTGATCCTGATCTTTCCACCACGGCTGAAGCACTCAAGGTGCTTTCCACTTCTGGATCAGATATAATCGAACTTGGTGTTCCGTATTCGGATCCCTTGGCAGATGGTCCCGTTATACAG GCTGCAGCTACTCGGTCCTTGGCTAGGGGTACAAACTTTAGTGCAATCATTTCTATGCTGAAGGAG GTTATTCCTGAACTGTCTTGCCCAATTGcccttttttcatattataacCCAATTCTTAAGCGTGGCATTGGAAACTTCATGTTGACAATCAAAGATGCTGGTGTACGAG GGCTTGTTGTTCCGGATGTTCCCCTTGAGGAGactgaaattttgagaaaggAAGCTGTAAAGCACAGTATTGAGCTG GTGCTCTTGACTACACCAACCACGCCAAGAGATAGGATGAAAGCCATCGTTGAAGCTTCAGAGGGATTTGTATATCTT GTGAGCTCTGTTGGAGTTACTGGCGCCCGTGCATCAGTGAGCAATAAAGTTCAAACTCTCCTTGAGGAAATTAAAGAG GTAACAGAAAAACCAGTGGCAGTAGGATTTGGTATATCGAAACCCGAGCATGTGAAACAG GTGTCCAGCTGGGGGGCTGATGGTATCATAGTTGGTAGTGCCATGGTTAAGCTGTTGGGAGAAGCCCAGTCTCCTGAAGAAGGATTGAAGGCACTTGAAAACTTCACCAAATCCTTAACATCTGCACTCCCCtga
- the LOC101219977 gene encoding uncharacterized protein LOC101219977, with protein sequence MPFQMKIQPIDFDTIEAAARFELVKPVVKSKLKRLFERQFPNVLRNSAEKANFEELNANKDGSDGVSSELEPSSLCLANMVQNFIEDNNEKQFSASRCGRSRCNCFSGNNTDSSEEDVDSHGSFGDSNFSSGGEAWELLKSLLPCTSVHERNLLADTARIVEKNKVCKRKDNLAREIVTDGLLALGYDASICKSHWEKSPTYPAGDYEYIDVIIEGERLLIDIDLRSEFEIARSTKSYKSILQLLPYIFVGNPYRLQRIVSIVSEAAKQSLKKKGMPVPPWRKAEYVKAKWLSPHIRASSLSISCPDPESKDTIEICAEKSVDRNGLGEVESVSVVKEWKPPELKPKSSSVGARNLKIVTGLASVIED encoded by the exons ATGCCATTTCAGATGAAGATCCAGCCAATCGATTTTGACACTATCGAAGCAGCAGCTAGGTTTGAGCTGGTGAAGCCGGTTGTGAAGTCGAAATTGAAGCGATTGTTTGAGAGACAGTTCCCGAACGTACTGAGAAATTCGGCAGAGAAGGCCAACTTTGAAGAATTGAACGCTAACAAGGACGGCTCCGATGGTGTCTCTTCTGAGTTAGAGCCTAGTTCTTTATGCTTGGCGAATATGGTTCAGAATTTCATAGAGGATAACAATGAGAAACAATTCAGCGCGTCTAGGTGCGGCCGCAGTCGCTGCAACTGCTTCAGTGGAAACAATACGGATAGCTCCGAAGAGGATGTGGATTCACATGGTTCTTTTGGCGATTCCAATTTTTCATCCGGCGGTGAAGCATGGGAACTTCTGAAG AGCTTGCTTCCTTGTACAAGTGTTCATGAGAGGAATTTATTAGCGGATACGGCAAGGATCGTAGAGAAGAACAAGGTCTGCAAGCGTAAAGACAACTTAGCAAGAGAGATTGTTACTGATGGGTTGTTGGCTCTTGGCTACGACGCTTCCATCTGCAAATCTCACTGGGAAAAATCCCCCACATATCCGGCCG GGGATTATGAATACATTGACGTGATTATCGAAGGAGAACGTTTATTGATAGACATCGACTTACGATCAGAGTTTGAAATTGCACGATCAACCAAAAGCTACAAATCGATCCTTCAACTTCTTCCTTATATTTTTGTCGGCAACCCTTATCGCCTTCAGAGGATCGTATCGATCGTATCAGAGGCTGCAAAACAGAGCTTAAAAAAGAAGGGGATGCCTGTTCCTCCATGGAGAAAAGCGGAGTATGTAAAAGCAAAGTGGCTCTCTCCCCATATTCGTGCCTCATCCTTGTCCATTTCATGCCCAGATCCTGAGTCAAAGGATACTATTGAAATCTGTGCTGAGAAATCGGTGGATCGTAATGGGTTGGGAGAGGTTGAGTCTGTTTCAGTTGTAAAAGAATGGAAGCCTCCAGAGCTTAAGCCTAAAAGCTCGTCGGTTGGGGCTAGAAATCTCAAGATTGTTACTGGTTTGGCATCGGTTATTGAAGACTAG